A window of Mobiluncus massiliensis genomic DNA:
CACGGTTACCGCTAGCGCCATGCCCCGCCTGAAAACTTTGGACGAGCTGCGCGAATACTGGGTGGAAGTCAATCGCTTAGAGAACCAAGCCGACCAGGTTTATATGCACTGCCTATCTGACATTGTGAATAATAATCCTGACCCGATAGCGGTCATCAAACTAAAAGATGTCACCGAGCGGTTGGAGGATGCCTGCGACGCATTCGAGCATCTGGCTGCTCTGGTCGAAGGCATTGCGATTAAGGAATCTTGAGGGTTCTCCCAGATGGACATTTCTCTGGTACTGGTTGTTTGCGTCGTTATCATCGCAGTTGCTTTTGATTTCACCAATGGTTTTCACGATGCCGCCAACGCCATCGCCACCGCAATTTCCACGCGAGCTTGGGAACCGCGTACCGCCTTGGCTATGGCTGCGGCCATGAACCTGGTGGGATCTCTGCTGGGAACTGAAGTGGCAAAGACCATCGGGTCTGGAATCATTGATATGTCTGGATATGCCACGGCGGTTTCCCACGCTGAAAGAGCCCACGGCCTGTTGATTATTCTTGGTGGCTTGATTGGGGCCATTTGTTGGAACATCATCACCTGGTATTTCGGATTGCCTTCCTCGTCCTCTCACGCGCTGATTGGTGGCTTGGCGGGAGCGGGTTTAGCTGCGGGCGTCACAGTGAACTGGGCGACAATTACTTCTCACGTCTTGATTCCGATGGTGGTTTCCCCGCTCATCGGTTTCACGTTTGCATATGTGCTGATGAGCCTGGTCATGGTGTCTATGAAGAACCTGGCTTACCGCCGGACCATGCGTAAATTCCGGATTGGTCAAAAGTTTTCCTCCGCGGCTCTAGCCCTGGGTCACGGTTTGCAAGATGCCCAAAAGACCATGGGGGTCATTTTCATCGCTCTGGTAGCTTCCGGTCACGTCGACTTGGACGACCCCATTCCTCTGTGGGTCAAGTTCGCGGCGGCTATGGCCATTGCAGCCGGCACTTTCGTGGGCGGGTTTCGCATCATGAAAACCTTGGGTTCTCGCGTGATTCATGTCGATCCGGCTAATGGTTTTGTCTCCGAGACGGTTGCCGCGGGAGTGCTGTACTTCACGGCGTTTATTTGGCACGCTCCGATTTCCACCACTCATACCGTGACCACCGCCATCATGGGAGTGGGCGCGACCCGCAGGCTTTCCGCAGTGCGCTGGGGAACAGCCGGAAACATTGTGGTGGCCTGGGTTCTGACTCTCCCCGCCGCCGCCGCGGTAGCAGCCGTGGTCTACACCCTGTTGGAATTCCTGTTTCGGATTTAGGCAGCGCCACCCACCGACAACCGAGAGAACTCGAAATACCGGCCGAATAAACTTGTGATTACCGAAAAATCACATTAATCCAGCACGTAACCGGCAGGTGGTTCGGCTCCCGCGCGCTCGGCGGCAATGAGCTTTGGGCTGTCCTCGGCGTCTGAAATTACGTGAACAATCAAGGATTCCCCGGTTTCCAGAGACACCAGGGTTTCTTCTAAAAAGTCGTTGCCCAAAGCCCGAATCAGCGGAATCAGGACGGGAGCATGGGAACACAGGGCAGTCGGGCCTTCCGTCAGCGCTGCCTTGAGCTGTGTACGCAACATTTCCAACCCGGCGTAAGGATTGGAGGCGAATCCGTCCTCGCTCAACACATCCGGGTATTCACACTTGATTCCGCTGGC
This region includes:
- a CDS encoding inorganic phosphate transporter, whose amino-acid sequence is MDISLVLVVCVVIIAVAFDFTNGFHDAANAIATAISTRAWEPRTALAMAAAMNLVGSLLGTEVAKTIGSGIIDMSGYATAVSHAERAHGLLIILGGLIGAICWNIITWYFGLPSSSSHALIGGLAGAGLAAGVTVNWATITSHVLIPMVVSPLIGFTFAYVLMSLVMVSMKNLAYRRTMRKFRIGQKFSSAALALGHGLQDAQKTMGVIFIALVASGHVDLDDPIPLWVKFAAAMAIAAGTFVGGFRIMKTLGSRVIHVDPANGFVSETVAAGVLYFTAFIWHAPISTTHTVTTAIMGVGATRRLSAVRWGTAGNIVVAWVLTLPAAAAVAAVVYTLLEFLFRI